The Cutaneotrichosporon cavernicola HIS019 DNA, chromosome: 3 region ACAATGTGACTAATCCGAACATCACGCAAACCCAACGCCCGTAATAACAATTCCGCTTATTACAGTACAATGTGCAATGTGTCAAAGTCTAGTTGCAATGGAGAAGAACGACGAACTGATAGCCAAACTGGGCTCTAGTATTATCTACGTGCTGTGTAAAGTTGTCGAGTCTCCCACATGCATCATTTCTCACTCTATACGCGCGAGAGCCCTTGCTTCTTTGGCCTCTGCCGACGCCAGGACCACCCTCGCCTTGTCGCCTAACCACGATCGCCTGGGAATTATAGGTAAAGGGACATCACCAGACTCACTCGTAGACCAACTCGGTTTCAAAGGCCAGCCTACTGAGAGGATGACATCGAGGCCGGGGAGGGTTGGGGCTCCTGTGGCTGGACCGGCGATATGCCAATGTTCCTGCGGTTTGCGCTGTGGGGAAACAAACACTATATTTACACCGAAGACTGAGGCTCGCGGAATGGCTGTCGGTCAATTGGGCGTGGCGAAACCGACTCAATGTGTGATCGCACCTTCTAGAGTACTTGGCAATGGTGGGATGGTGGAAGGTGGGTGATACTCGCGCGAGCACTGGAGAAGCGCTGGCTTatgccgaggaggctgagaTGAGGACGTGAGAATTGAGGAAAGCGTGATGGGTCAAAAATCAAGGAGTGGAGATCAAAGTGTGCGGACAGATGAGTGGAGGATGTGGAAGGAGATGAGTCAGCTCTCTAGTGACGGGGTccgcgaggaaggtcgcCTCTGTTGATGCTGTTGCTTGTGGGAAGTGAGGGGATGAATCAGCTGGTGAGGATGGAAGGTTACGCGAATAGGATAAGTGACAGACGTGCGAGGATAGATGAGGGGGATGGATTGAGggatgatgatggagagaagagagatgTTGCAAAGTCAAAATCTGGGttgcggtggtggtgaggtgATCGGGTGACAACTCGCCAGCTCTTCACCGCGTCCAACCATCGCCTACTCCTAACGGAGGTATCCCAACTATTCGCTTGTACGTGAACGACGGAACACGTCGGCATGGTATGTGTACCTCGGCAGCATGCAAGAAACCGCGAGCCACGCGTTGTGCATGGCCAGCAAAGTCCCCGAGTTGGCTACGCGTTCCCTCACCGCAGCGGCTTCCGTGGGGAAAGTAGCTCGGTCTCATCTGTCTTCGCTTCCGGGGGCTTGGTGGTTGATGCTAATATAATATGGGTAAGAGAGGATGAGCAATCAAGTAAGAGTCTGCTTGCAAAGATGTGCAAAGCAGCCGTTATGAACAGAAGCGGAAGAGTGCGGAGCTGTGCTTACGAAATGAGGTTGGACCGCGTCATGGCTGGATAATCTCGGTCCGATTCTTCCGTTGATCGAATGAAATAGCATCAATCGGGCATCAACAGAACCCTTTTCATCATTCTTCTTCATCCTGTCGTCCACTCGCAACTTTATCTTTATCGCAGCGCCTCTCGTCTTGGGTCTCGTCGCGTTCTTCATACACACATCACTCAATTCCTCCCAAACCTCCGTAAACACCCACTCCACCAtgaccgccgccgcccgcacCGCCGCGAACGGCAgcaaggccgccgcgacccTCGGCCCAAACTGGGTCAACCAAGTCCTGGGACTGTGGTACGGCCAGTTTGGCCCTAGCCAGTGGTTCAcgggcggcgtcgacgtcgacgacaagtGTCGCGTGCACTACAACGACATTTGGGAATGCATCGGCGCCTCTCCGGCCCCACCCCACGGCAACCCTAACGACCTGGCGAGCTACTGCAGCTCGACCCCGCGCGAATGCTTCACCGACCCAcaggcggcgctggccggAGTTATCGTGTACGATCAAGCCCCGCGTAACATGTTCCGCAGGACTGCGCGCGCATTCCAGACGGACGCACATGCCCTCGCATTGAGCAAGTACGCCGTCGCAAAGGGGCTCGATAAGggcctcaagcccgaggagaagatgtTCCTCTACATGCCGTACATGCACTCGGAAGTGCTCCAGGACCAGGAAGACGCTGTCGTGCTCTTTGGCACGGTTGGCGGAGATTTCCAGGCGGAACAGGACAAGTTTGCAAAGGAGCACCGCGACATTATTGCAAAGTATGGGCGCTTCCCCCACCGCAACGCTGTGCTCGGGCGTGAGAGCACGCCTGAGGAGATCAAGTTCCTCCAGGACCACGACGGTTTCGGTCAATGAGATGAAGTTTGAGTCATAGATGGTACATGTATAGTTCTTAGTGTACACAAACTGTGCTAttcgagctcggcaaaGCACTCGTTGACGCTCTTCTTGATTATTGCCACCATCTtgtccgcctcggccgcggtGATGGTGTAAGCGGGTGCGAGGATGATACAGTCGCCGTTCACGCCGTCGACAGTACCAACGCCTGCGAGCGCCATGAGCCCATTAGCCATTGCGCGCTCCTTGACGCGAGCGGCAAACCGGGGCGTAAGGGAGGTCGGGACGTCAAAGTCTAcagcgaggaagagacCCTGTCCGCGCACCTCGAACACGCGCTTGTCATCCTTGAAGGCCTTCTTCAACccctcgagcagctgcgtGCCGCGTGCACGCACGTTTGCCAACAGATTCTTgtcctccatcttcttgaggactgcgagcgcgacagCACAGTTGACGGGATGGTTCTGATACGTGTGGCTGTTCTTCCAAACGCCAGCGCGCCGGATCACATCCACGAGTCGCTGGCCAACCAGTACTCCCGAGATGGTCACGTACCCACCGCCCAAGCCCTTGGCCATGGAGATGACGTCGGGcttgacgccctcggcgacggtgtCGAACGCGAACAGCGTACCCGACCGCCCAGTGCCGCTCATCACCTCGTCCATGATGAAGATGAGGTTGTGCTTCTTGACGACTTTCTCGATGGCGGGGAAGTATCCCTTCGGGGGAGGCGTAACGCCTGGCCCTGTACCGCCAACAGGCTCAGCAATAAAAGCCATGACGTTCTCCGGacccagctcctcgatcttggcGTCAAGTTCGGCGGCCAAGCGCTCGCTGTACGCTGCATCGTTCTCGCCAGGGAGGCGGTCACGCGCCTGTGGGGTGTCGACGTGCTGGTACGCGTCCGAGAAGTAGTTGTCATACAAGTTGCGGCGACCAGGAACGTAGCCCGTCTAAAGTCAGACCTTGTCACTCGCTAATAGAGAGACTCACCCCAAGCGAGCCAAGCGTGTTGCCGTGATACGCCGGCGAGCGTGCAATGATGTACTTGCGCTGCGGCtggccctcctcgatccAGTACTGACGAACAAGCTTCAGGATCGCCTCGATGGCCTCGGagcctggggtcagtcTCCCTCCTACTACTTTGCACGTACCAGAGTTGAGGAACGCGCCAGCGACAAACGCGCCACTGCTACGGTCGATGAGGAACTGGGCCAGCTCCTCGCTCACATCGTGTCCCAGGGCCTGGTGGTATGCGTAGGGCATCTGGGCCGCCTGACGCGCCATTACCGCAACCAGGTCGGGGTTCGAGTATCCGAGGCAAGCGacggccgcgccgccactcacgccgtcgagcacctcgcgcCCGTCGGCCATGCGGAACGTCACGCCGGATGAGGACACGGCGATCGGCTGGGCGCCGGCGACGTGGAATGTCGCGGGcggcttggcctcgactGGCTgcgggggaggcggagggggaCCGGCAGTCGTCGCGTGCTGCGTgacggccgcggcgcgcggcgccgtGCTCACTGCGCGCGCAAGCCGAGGGGTAACTTGCCGAAGGAGGGGGCGGAGCATGGTGATGAGTCGGTGAATCCAAGCCTCAGCCAAGGGATAAAATAAGTAGACGGTATGGTTAGTGGGCAAGTGGGGCCCGTGTCGGGCAAGCCGGGCAATGTTTGAGCGCCAGAGCGCTTAGCAGGTATACGACCGATACGACTCGCCTAGATCTGAATCATTAATGCCAGCGTCGTTTCGGACATGGCCGTCTGAGACTCCCAAGATAACTGTGATAGTGTGAGATGAAACTAGAGATAGACTTGTTGTCGGGGAAACCATTCGAGGTGAGACAGGATGCATAAAAAGGTCACTGCTTTTGATGATGGTCCATCATCATCCAAGCCAGCGGGTGTACGGAGTCGCGGATGTCCAGTGTACTGCTTTCCGACCGGCAAAACCATTGTGCTTACAAGCACACCTCCTCTGCCCACCTCTCCAGAACTTACTTATGCCAGCGGGTCACTATCGATGTATTCAATTCTCACTCCCCTTACACAATGACTCAGAGCAAGACTTGGAAGGAGGTTTCAGCGGCCAAGCAGGCTGCACGCACAGCGGCCATCCCGGCCGAGTGGAAGATTCAGGTCCCTGCCAAGGCCAACGTCATGTCTATTCCGGCCACCTGCGGTGTCCTCACTCCCGACGAGATCAAGATCACCGAGACGCCTGCCGGACAGCTAGCCAACGCCCTCCTTTCCAGAGAGTTGACCTCTGAAGCAGTGGTCACGGCCTTCTGCAAGCGTGCCGCCATCGCGCAGCAGCTAACCAACTGCCTAACGGAGATTTGGTTTGACGCTGcgatcgccgaggcgcgcaagatCGATGAAGAATACGCCAAGACCGGCACTCCGCGCGGCCC contains the following coding sequences:
- a CDS encoding uncharacterized protein (Bacterial protein of unknown function (DUF924)), with product MTAAARTAANGSKAAATLGPNWVNQVLGLWYGQFGPSQWFTGGVDVDDKCRVHYNDIWECIGASPAPPHGNPNDLASYCSSTPRECFTDPQAALAGVIVYDQAPRNMFRRTARAFQTDAHALALSKYAVAKGLDKGLKPEEKMFLYMPYMHSEVLQDQEDAVVLFGTVGGDFQAEQDKFAKEHRDIIAKYGRFPHRNAVLGRESTPEEIKFLQDHDGFGQ
- a CDS encoding uncharacterized protein (Aminotransferase class-III), translated to MLRPLLRQVTPRLARAVSTAPRAAAVTQHATTAGPPPPPPQPVEAKPPATFHVAGAQPIAVSSSGVTFRMADGREVLDGVSGGAAVACLGYSNPDLVAVMARQAAQMPYAYHQALGHDVSEELAQFLIDRSSGAFVAGAFLNSGSEAIEAILKLVRQYWIEEGQPQRKYIIARSPAYHGNTLGSLGTGYVPGRRNLYDNYFSDAYQHVDTPQARDRLPGENDAAYSERLAAELDAKIEELGPENVMAFIAEPVGGTGPGVTPPPKGYFPAIEKVVKKHNLIFIMDEVMSGTGRSGTLFAFDTVAEGVKPDVISMAKGLGGGYVTISGVLVGQRLVDVIRRAGVWKNSHTYQNHPVNCAVALAVLKKMEDKNLLANVRARGTQLLEGLKKAFKDDKRVFEVRGQGLFLAVDFDVPTSLTPRFAARVKERAMANGLMALAGVGTVDGVNGDCIILAPAYTITAAEADKMVAIIKKSVNECFAELE